Proteins encoded together in one Hevea brasiliensis isolate MT/VB/25A 57/8 chromosome 16, ASM3005281v1, whole genome shotgun sequence window:
- the LOC110643867 gene encoding glutamine-dependent NAD(+) synthetase isoform X5, which yields MFNVDFDILSRNLGVSYARLSSSSFAAVTCCELPKKMRLLKVATCNLNQWAMDFDYNLNNIKESISKAKEAGAVIRLGPELEITGYGCEDHFLELDTVTHAWDCLKEILVDDWTDGILCSIGMPVIKGSERYNCQVLCMNRKIIMIRPKMRPADGNGYMEPRWFKPWQQKDQLVDFQLPDEITAAISQKSVPFGYGYIQFLDTAIAAEVCKELFTPLPFHDDLALNGVEVFMNASGSNHQIGKALNTRLRALIGFTRGHGGVYMYSNQRGCDGGRFYYDGCSCVLVNGEVVSLGSQFSLKDVEVVLAQVDLDAVAARRGSTSVFQQENGRTRISSVAVPYKLCQPFNLQMPISSPIKINLYSSEEELSLGAACWLWDYLRRSGASGFLLPLSGGADSSSVAAIVGSMCQLVVKEISKGNEQVKADAMRIGCYTNGQYPIDSKEFAKRIFYTVFMGSENSSKIIKGRAKVLADEIGSWHLDVSIEIVVSALLSVIQTLTGKQTLNKVDGGSDVEIQGLRNIQARIRMVLALTLASVLPWVHKKSGFHLVLSSSNVDKELSGQLTKYGCSSADINPIGSINKQDIHAFLRWAATNLGYSSLAEIQAALPTLDDRGREMTSEELSVYGKWRTIFRCGPVSMFENLCHKWGSTLTPLEVANKVKKFFKYYSINRHKMTVLTPFYHAQSYSPDDNRCDIRQFLYNTRWSYQFRKIDEIVQDLQGEKVGITESSNRENIGASLG from the exons ATGTTTAATGTGGATTTCGACATTTTGTCCAGAAATTTGGGGGTTAGTTACGCGCGactctcttcttcttcctttgctGCTGTCACTTGCTGTGAACTACCTAAAA AGATGAGGCTGTTGAAAGTAGCAACCTGTAATCTGAATCAGTGGGCAATGGATTTTGACTATAATTTGAACAACATAAAGGAGTCAATATCTAAGGCTAAAGAAGCTGGTGCAGTTATTAGACTCGGTCCTGAGCTTGAAATCACCGGTTATGGCTGTGAAGATCATTTCCTAGAACTTGATACTGTCACTCACGC GTGGGATTGCTTGAAAGAAATTCTTGTTGATGATTGGACGGATGGAATATTATGCAGCATAGGAATGCCAGTTATCAAGGGATCAGAACGTTACAATTGCCAAGTTTTATGCATGAACAGAAAAATTATAATGATACGCCCAAAGATGAGGCCTGCAGATGGCAATGGTTACATGGAGCCCCGATGGTTCAAGCCATGGCAACAGAAAGATCAGCTAGTGGATTTTCAGCTGCCAGATGAAATAACAGCGGCTATATCACAGAAATCAGTACCTTTTGGTTATGGGTACATTCAATTTCTAGACAC AGCTATTGCTGCAGAAGTTTGCAAAGAGCTATTTACCCCTTTGCCTTTTCATGATGATCTCGCACTCAATGGTGTTGAAGTTTTCATGAATGCAAGTGGAAGCAACCACCAAATCGGAAAAGCGCTTAATACCCGTCTCCGCGCTTTGATAGGTTTTACTCGTGGCCATGGAGGTGTTTACATGTACAGCAATCAGCGAGGATGTGATGGCGGTCGTTTTTACTACG ATGGATGCTCTTGTGTTCTTGTAAATGGAGAAGTGGTGTCCCTAGGCTCACAGTTTTCTTTGAAGGATGTTGAGGTTGTGCTTGCCCAAGTGGATTTGGATGCG GTTGCTGCTAGAAGGGGATCAACAAGTGTTTTTCAACAAGAAAATGGAAGAACCAGAATATCGTCTGTAGCAGTACCATACAAACTCTGTCAACCTTTTAACCTTCAAATGCCCATTTCTAGCCCTATTAAG ATCAATCTTTACTCTTCTGAGGAGGAACTATCCTTGGGCGCTGCTTGCTGGCTGTGGGACTACTTAAGAAGAAGTGGAGCTTCTGGATTTTTGCTTCCTCTTTCTGGTGGAGCTGACAGTTCTTCTGTCGCTGCTATTGTTGGTAGCATGTGCCAGCTTGTTGTGAAAG AGATATCAAAAGGAAATGAACAAGTCAAAGCTGATGCAATGCGAATTGGATGTTACACCAATGGACAATATCCTATAGACAGCAAAGAATTTGCAAAGCGCATATTTTACACTGTATTCATGGGGTCCGAAAACAG TTCCAAAATTATCAAAGGACGGGCGAAGGTTCTGGCTGATGAGATTGGTTCATGGCATCTTGATGTTTCAATAGAAATTGTTGTTTCTGCACTGTTATCAGTCATTCAAACACTTACAGGCAAGCAAACACTCAATAAG GTAGATGGGGGTTCTGATGTTGAGATTCAAGGGTTGCGGAACATTCAAGCGCGAATAAGAATGGTACTAGCATTAACGTTAGCCTCAGTCTTGCCTTGGGTTCACAAGAAGTCAGGATTTCATCTTGTTTTGAGTAGCTCTAATGTGGACAAAGAATTGAGTGGTCAACTAACAAAG TATGGTTGTAGCTCAGCTGATATAAATCCAATTGGGAGCATCAATAAGCAGGATATTCATGCATTTCTGCGATGGGCTGCCACCAATCTTGGTTACTCATCCTTGGCAGAAATTCAAGCAGCTCTCCCAACT CTTGATGATCGGGGAAGGGAAATGACATCTGAGGAACTTTCTGTTTATGGAAAGTGGAGAACAATTTTCCGGTGTGGTCCAGTATCAATGTTTGAG AATCTCTGCCACAAATGGGGATCCACATTAACACCATTAGAGGTGGctaataaagtgaagaaattcttcAAGTACTATTCCATTAACCGGCACAAAATGACCGTCTTAACACCTTTTTATCATGCTCAG AGTTACTCACCAGATGATAACAGATGCGATATTCGTCAGTTTCTCTACAATACGAGATGGTCCTATCAATTCCGTAAGATTGATGAAATTGTTCAGGACTTGCAAGGTGAAAAAGTTGGCATTACAGAATCAAGTAACCGGGAAAACATTGGAGCTTCTTTAGGCTGA
- the LOC110643867 gene encoding glutamine-dependent NAD(+) synthetase isoform X2, whose amino-acid sequence MSDSFSFPMHTRPTQILKQGVNYLVRTPSRLKDELFRIEIWGLVTRDSLLLPLLLSLAVNYLKLIVFFVHFQDLEMRLLKVATCNLNQWAMDFDYNLNNIKESISKAKEAGAVIRLGPELEITGYGCEDHFLELDTVTHAWDCLKEILVDDWTDGILCSIGMPVIKGSERYNCQVLCMNRKIIMIRPKMRPADGNGYMEPRWFKPWQQKDQLVDFQLPDEITAAISQKSVPFGYGAIAAEVCKELFTPLPFHDDLALNGVEVFMNASGSNHQIGKALNTRLRALIGFTRGHGGVYMYSNQRGCDGGRFYYDGCSCVLVNGEVVSLGSQFSLKDVEVVLAQVDLDAVAARRGSTSVFQQENGRTRISSVAVPYKLCQPFNLQMPISSPIKINLYSSEEELSLGAACWLWDYLRRSGASGFLLPLSGGADSSSVAAIVGSMCQLVVKEISKGNEQVKADAMRIGCYTNGQYPIDSKEFAKRIFYTVFMGSENSSKIIKGRAKVLADEIGSWHLDVSIEIVVSALLSVIQTLTGKQTLNKVDGGSDVEIQGLRNIQARIRMVLALTLASVLPWVHKKSGFHLVLSSSNVDKELSGQLTKYGCSSADINPIGSINKQDIHAFLRWAATNLGYSSLAEIQAALPTLDDRGREMTSEELSVYGKWRTIFRCGPVSMFENLCHKWGSTLTPLEVANKVKKFFKYYSINRHKMTVLTPFYHAQSYSPDDNRCDIRQFLYNTRWSYQFRKIDEIVQDLQGEKVGITESSNRENIGASLG is encoded by the exons ATGTCCGACTCATTTTCCTTTCCCATGCACACCAGGCCAACACAGATCTTAAAGCAAGGTGTAAATTATTTGGTCAGAACTCCTTCTCGCTTAAAAGATGAGCTGTTTCGCATTG AAATTTGGGGGTTAGTTACGCGCGactctcttcttcttcctttgctGCTGTCACTTGCTGTGAACTACCTAAAA TTGATtgttttttttgttcattttcaaGATTTAGAGATGAGGCTGTTGAAAGTAGCAACCTGTAATCTGAATCAGTGGGCAATGGATTTTGACTATAATTTGAACAACATAAAGGAGTCAATATCTAAGGCTAAAGAAGCTGGTGCAGTTATTAGACTCGGTCCTGAGCTTGAAATCACCGGTTATGGCTGTGAAGATCATTTCCTAGAACTTGATACTGTCACTCACGC GTGGGATTGCTTGAAAGAAATTCTTGTTGATGATTGGACGGATGGAATATTATGCAGCATAGGAATGCCAGTTATCAAGGGATCAGAACGTTACAATTGCCAAGTTTTATGCATGAACAGAAAAATTATAATGATACGCCCAAAGATGAGGCCTGCAGATGGCAATGGTTACATGGAGCCCCGATGGTTCAAGCCATGGCAACAGAAAGATCAGCTAGTGGATTTTCAGCTGCCAGATGAAATAACAGCGGCTATATCACAGAAATCAGTACCTTTTGGTTATGG AGCTATTGCTGCAGAAGTTTGCAAAGAGCTATTTACCCCTTTGCCTTTTCATGATGATCTCGCACTCAATGGTGTTGAAGTTTTCATGAATGCAAGTGGAAGCAACCACCAAATCGGAAAAGCGCTTAATACCCGTCTCCGCGCTTTGATAGGTTTTACTCGTGGCCATGGAGGTGTTTACATGTACAGCAATCAGCGAGGATGTGATGGCGGTCGTTTTTACTACG ATGGATGCTCTTGTGTTCTTGTAAATGGAGAAGTGGTGTCCCTAGGCTCACAGTTTTCTTTGAAGGATGTTGAGGTTGTGCTTGCCCAAGTGGATTTGGATGCG GTTGCTGCTAGAAGGGGATCAACAAGTGTTTTTCAACAAGAAAATGGAAGAACCAGAATATCGTCTGTAGCAGTACCATACAAACTCTGTCAACCTTTTAACCTTCAAATGCCCATTTCTAGCCCTATTAAG ATCAATCTTTACTCTTCTGAGGAGGAACTATCCTTGGGCGCTGCTTGCTGGCTGTGGGACTACTTAAGAAGAAGTGGAGCTTCTGGATTTTTGCTTCCTCTTTCTGGTGGAGCTGACAGTTCTTCTGTCGCTGCTATTGTTGGTAGCATGTGCCAGCTTGTTGTGAAAG AGATATCAAAAGGAAATGAACAAGTCAAAGCTGATGCAATGCGAATTGGATGTTACACCAATGGACAATATCCTATAGACAGCAAAGAATTTGCAAAGCGCATATTTTACACTGTATTCATGGGGTCCGAAAACAG TTCCAAAATTATCAAAGGACGGGCGAAGGTTCTGGCTGATGAGATTGGTTCATGGCATCTTGATGTTTCAATAGAAATTGTTGTTTCTGCACTGTTATCAGTCATTCAAACACTTACAGGCAAGCAAACACTCAATAAG GTAGATGGGGGTTCTGATGTTGAGATTCAAGGGTTGCGGAACATTCAAGCGCGAATAAGAATGGTACTAGCATTAACGTTAGCCTCAGTCTTGCCTTGGGTTCACAAGAAGTCAGGATTTCATCTTGTTTTGAGTAGCTCTAATGTGGACAAAGAATTGAGTGGTCAACTAACAAAG TATGGTTGTAGCTCAGCTGATATAAATCCAATTGGGAGCATCAATAAGCAGGATATTCATGCATTTCTGCGATGGGCTGCCACCAATCTTGGTTACTCATCCTTGGCAGAAATTCAAGCAGCTCTCCCAACT CTTGATGATCGGGGAAGGGAAATGACATCTGAGGAACTTTCTGTTTATGGAAAGTGGAGAACAATTTTCCGGTGTGGTCCAGTATCAATGTTTGAG AATCTCTGCCACAAATGGGGATCCACATTAACACCATTAGAGGTGGctaataaagtgaagaaattcttcAAGTACTATTCCATTAACCGGCACAAAATGACCGTCTTAACACCTTTTTATCATGCTCAG AGTTACTCACCAGATGATAACAGATGCGATATTCGTCAGTTTCTCTACAATACGAGATGGTCCTATCAATTCCGTAAGATTGATGAAATTGTTCAGGACTTGCAAGGTGAAAAAGTTGGCATTACAGAATCAAGTAACCGGGAAAACATTGGAGCTTCTTTAGGCTGA
- the LOC110643867 gene encoding glutamine-dependent NAD(+) synthetase isoform X3, with the protein MSDSFSFPMHTRPTQILKQGVNYLVRTPSRLKDELFRIEIWGLVTRDSLLLPLLLSLAVNYLKLIVFFVHFQDLEMRLLKVATCNLNQWAMDFDYNLNNIKESISKAKEAGAVIRLGPELEITGYGCEDHFLELDTVTHAIGMPVIKGSERYNCQVLCMNRKIIMIRPKMRPADGNGYMEPRWFKPWQQKDQLVDFQLPDEITAAISQKSVPFGYGYIQFLDTAIAAEVCKELFTPLPFHDDLALNGVEVFMNASGSNHQIGKALNTRLRALIGFTRGHGGVYMYSNQRGCDGGRFYYDGCSCVLVNGEVVSLGSQFSLKDVEVVLAQVDLDAVAARRGSTSVFQQENGRTRISSVAVPYKLCQPFNLQMPISSPIKINLYSSEEELSLGAACWLWDYLRRSGASGFLLPLSGGADSSSVAAIVGSMCQLVVKEISKGNEQVKADAMRIGCYTNGQYPIDSKEFAKRIFYTVFMGSENSSKIIKGRAKVLADEIGSWHLDVSIEIVVSALLSVIQTLTGKQTLNKVDGGSDVEIQGLRNIQARIRMVLALTLASVLPWVHKKSGFHLVLSSSNVDKELSGQLTKYGCSSADINPIGSINKQDIHAFLRWAATNLGYSSLAEIQAALPTLDDRGREMTSEELSVYGKWRTIFRCGPVSMFENLCHKWGSTLTPLEVANKVKKFFKYYSINRHKMTVLTPFYHAQSYSPDDNRCDIRQFLYNTRWSYQFRKIDEIVQDLQGEKVGITESSNRENIGASLG; encoded by the exons ATGTCCGACTCATTTTCCTTTCCCATGCACACCAGGCCAACACAGATCTTAAAGCAAGGTGTAAATTATTTGGTCAGAACTCCTTCTCGCTTAAAAGATGAGCTGTTTCGCATTG AAATTTGGGGGTTAGTTACGCGCGactctcttcttcttcctttgctGCTGTCACTTGCTGTGAACTACCTAAAA TTGATtgttttttttgttcattttcaaGATTTAGAGATGAGGCTGTTGAAAGTAGCAACCTGTAATCTGAATCAGTGGGCAATGGATTTTGACTATAATTTGAACAACATAAAGGAGTCAATATCTAAGGCTAAAGAAGCTGGTGCAGTTATTAGACTCGGTCCTGAGCTTGAAATCACCGGTTATGGCTGTGAAGATCATTTCCTAGAACTTGATACTGTCACTCACGC CATAGGAATGCCAGTTATCAAGGGATCAGAACGTTACAATTGCCAAGTTTTATGCATGAACAGAAAAATTATAATGATACGCCCAAAGATGAGGCCTGCAGATGGCAATGGTTACATGGAGCCCCGATGGTTCAAGCCATGGCAACAGAAAGATCAGCTAGTGGATTTTCAGCTGCCAGATGAAATAACAGCGGCTATATCACAGAAATCAGTACCTTTTGGTTATGGGTACATTCAATTTCTAGACAC AGCTATTGCTGCAGAAGTTTGCAAAGAGCTATTTACCCCTTTGCCTTTTCATGATGATCTCGCACTCAATGGTGTTGAAGTTTTCATGAATGCAAGTGGAAGCAACCACCAAATCGGAAAAGCGCTTAATACCCGTCTCCGCGCTTTGATAGGTTTTACTCGTGGCCATGGAGGTGTTTACATGTACAGCAATCAGCGAGGATGTGATGGCGGTCGTTTTTACTACG ATGGATGCTCTTGTGTTCTTGTAAATGGAGAAGTGGTGTCCCTAGGCTCACAGTTTTCTTTGAAGGATGTTGAGGTTGTGCTTGCCCAAGTGGATTTGGATGCG GTTGCTGCTAGAAGGGGATCAACAAGTGTTTTTCAACAAGAAAATGGAAGAACCAGAATATCGTCTGTAGCAGTACCATACAAACTCTGTCAACCTTTTAACCTTCAAATGCCCATTTCTAGCCCTATTAAG ATCAATCTTTACTCTTCTGAGGAGGAACTATCCTTGGGCGCTGCTTGCTGGCTGTGGGACTACTTAAGAAGAAGTGGAGCTTCTGGATTTTTGCTTCCTCTTTCTGGTGGAGCTGACAGTTCTTCTGTCGCTGCTATTGTTGGTAGCATGTGCCAGCTTGTTGTGAAAG AGATATCAAAAGGAAATGAACAAGTCAAAGCTGATGCAATGCGAATTGGATGTTACACCAATGGACAATATCCTATAGACAGCAAAGAATTTGCAAAGCGCATATTTTACACTGTATTCATGGGGTCCGAAAACAG TTCCAAAATTATCAAAGGACGGGCGAAGGTTCTGGCTGATGAGATTGGTTCATGGCATCTTGATGTTTCAATAGAAATTGTTGTTTCTGCACTGTTATCAGTCATTCAAACACTTACAGGCAAGCAAACACTCAATAAG GTAGATGGGGGTTCTGATGTTGAGATTCAAGGGTTGCGGAACATTCAAGCGCGAATAAGAATGGTACTAGCATTAACGTTAGCCTCAGTCTTGCCTTGGGTTCACAAGAAGTCAGGATTTCATCTTGTTTTGAGTAGCTCTAATGTGGACAAAGAATTGAGTGGTCAACTAACAAAG TATGGTTGTAGCTCAGCTGATATAAATCCAATTGGGAGCATCAATAAGCAGGATATTCATGCATTTCTGCGATGGGCTGCCACCAATCTTGGTTACTCATCCTTGGCAGAAATTCAAGCAGCTCTCCCAACT CTTGATGATCGGGGAAGGGAAATGACATCTGAGGAACTTTCTGTTTATGGAAAGTGGAGAACAATTTTCCGGTGTGGTCCAGTATCAATGTTTGAG AATCTCTGCCACAAATGGGGATCCACATTAACACCATTAGAGGTGGctaataaagtgaagaaattcttcAAGTACTATTCCATTAACCGGCACAAAATGACCGTCTTAACACCTTTTTATCATGCTCAG AGTTACTCACCAGATGATAACAGATGCGATATTCGTCAGTTTCTCTACAATACGAGATGGTCCTATCAATTCCGTAAGATTGATGAAATTGTTCAGGACTTGCAAGGTGAAAAAGTTGGCATTACAGAATCAAGTAACCGGGAAAACATTGGAGCTTCTTTAGGCTGA
- the LOC110643867 gene encoding glutamine-dependent NAD(+) synthetase isoform X1: MSDSFSFPMHTRPTQILKQGVNYLVRTPSRLKDELFRIEIWGLVTRDSLLLPLLLSLAVNYLKLIVFFVHFQDLEMRLLKVATCNLNQWAMDFDYNLNNIKESISKAKEAGAVIRLGPELEITGYGCEDHFLELDTVTHAWDCLKEILVDDWTDGILCSIGMPVIKGSERYNCQVLCMNRKIIMIRPKMRPADGNGYMEPRWFKPWQQKDQLVDFQLPDEITAAISQKSVPFGYGYIQFLDTAIAAEVCKELFTPLPFHDDLALNGVEVFMNASGSNHQIGKALNTRLRALIGFTRGHGGVYMYSNQRGCDGGRFYYDGCSCVLVNGEVVSLGSQFSLKDVEVVLAQVDLDAVAARRGSTSVFQQENGRTRISSVAVPYKLCQPFNLQMPISSPIKINLYSSEEELSLGAACWLWDYLRRSGASGFLLPLSGGADSSSVAAIVGSMCQLVVKEISKGNEQVKADAMRIGCYTNGQYPIDSKEFAKRIFYTVFMGSENSSKIIKGRAKVLADEIGSWHLDVSIEIVVSALLSVIQTLTGKQTLNKVDGGSDVEIQGLRNIQARIRMVLALTLASVLPWVHKKSGFHLVLSSSNVDKELSGQLTKYGCSSADINPIGSINKQDIHAFLRWAATNLGYSSLAEIQAALPTLDDRGREMTSEELSVYGKWRTIFRCGPVSMFENLCHKWGSTLTPLEVANKVKKFFKYYSINRHKMTVLTPFYHAQSYSPDDNRCDIRQFLYNTRWSYQFRKIDEIVQDLQGEKVGITESSNRENIGASLG, from the exons ATGTCCGACTCATTTTCCTTTCCCATGCACACCAGGCCAACACAGATCTTAAAGCAAGGTGTAAATTATTTGGTCAGAACTCCTTCTCGCTTAAAAGATGAGCTGTTTCGCATTG AAATTTGGGGGTTAGTTACGCGCGactctcttcttcttcctttgctGCTGTCACTTGCTGTGAACTACCTAAAA TTGATtgttttttttgttcattttcaaGATTTAGAGATGAGGCTGTTGAAAGTAGCAACCTGTAATCTGAATCAGTGGGCAATGGATTTTGACTATAATTTGAACAACATAAAGGAGTCAATATCTAAGGCTAAAGAAGCTGGTGCAGTTATTAGACTCGGTCCTGAGCTTGAAATCACCGGTTATGGCTGTGAAGATCATTTCCTAGAACTTGATACTGTCACTCACGC GTGGGATTGCTTGAAAGAAATTCTTGTTGATGATTGGACGGATGGAATATTATGCAGCATAGGAATGCCAGTTATCAAGGGATCAGAACGTTACAATTGCCAAGTTTTATGCATGAACAGAAAAATTATAATGATACGCCCAAAGATGAGGCCTGCAGATGGCAATGGTTACATGGAGCCCCGATGGTTCAAGCCATGGCAACAGAAAGATCAGCTAGTGGATTTTCAGCTGCCAGATGAAATAACAGCGGCTATATCACAGAAATCAGTACCTTTTGGTTATGGGTACATTCAATTTCTAGACAC AGCTATTGCTGCAGAAGTTTGCAAAGAGCTATTTACCCCTTTGCCTTTTCATGATGATCTCGCACTCAATGGTGTTGAAGTTTTCATGAATGCAAGTGGAAGCAACCACCAAATCGGAAAAGCGCTTAATACCCGTCTCCGCGCTTTGATAGGTTTTACTCGTGGCCATGGAGGTGTTTACATGTACAGCAATCAGCGAGGATGTGATGGCGGTCGTTTTTACTACG ATGGATGCTCTTGTGTTCTTGTAAATGGAGAAGTGGTGTCCCTAGGCTCACAGTTTTCTTTGAAGGATGTTGAGGTTGTGCTTGCCCAAGTGGATTTGGATGCG GTTGCTGCTAGAAGGGGATCAACAAGTGTTTTTCAACAAGAAAATGGAAGAACCAGAATATCGTCTGTAGCAGTACCATACAAACTCTGTCAACCTTTTAACCTTCAAATGCCCATTTCTAGCCCTATTAAG ATCAATCTTTACTCTTCTGAGGAGGAACTATCCTTGGGCGCTGCTTGCTGGCTGTGGGACTACTTAAGAAGAAGTGGAGCTTCTGGATTTTTGCTTCCTCTTTCTGGTGGAGCTGACAGTTCTTCTGTCGCTGCTATTGTTGGTAGCATGTGCCAGCTTGTTGTGAAAG AGATATCAAAAGGAAATGAACAAGTCAAAGCTGATGCAATGCGAATTGGATGTTACACCAATGGACAATATCCTATAGACAGCAAAGAATTTGCAAAGCGCATATTTTACACTGTATTCATGGGGTCCGAAAACAG TTCCAAAATTATCAAAGGACGGGCGAAGGTTCTGGCTGATGAGATTGGTTCATGGCATCTTGATGTTTCAATAGAAATTGTTGTTTCTGCACTGTTATCAGTCATTCAAACACTTACAGGCAAGCAAACACTCAATAAG GTAGATGGGGGTTCTGATGTTGAGATTCAAGGGTTGCGGAACATTCAAGCGCGAATAAGAATGGTACTAGCATTAACGTTAGCCTCAGTCTTGCCTTGGGTTCACAAGAAGTCAGGATTTCATCTTGTTTTGAGTAGCTCTAATGTGGACAAAGAATTGAGTGGTCAACTAACAAAG TATGGTTGTAGCTCAGCTGATATAAATCCAATTGGGAGCATCAATAAGCAGGATATTCATGCATTTCTGCGATGGGCTGCCACCAATCTTGGTTACTCATCCTTGGCAGAAATTCAAGCAGCTCTCCCAACT CTTGATGATCGGGGAAGGGAAATGACATCTGAGGAACTTTCTGTTTATGGAAAGTGGAGAACAATTTTCCGGTGTGGTCCAGTATCAATGTTTGAG AATCTCTGCCACAAATGGGGATCCACATTAACACCATTAGAGGTGGctaataaagtgaagaaattcttcAAGTACTATTCCATTAACCGGCACAAAATGACCGTCTTAACACCTTTTTATCATGCTCAG AGTTACTCACCAGATGATAACAGATGCGATATTCGTCAGTTTCTCTACAATACGAGATGGTCCTATCAATTCCGTAAGATTGATGAAATTGTTCAGGACTTGCAAGGTGAAAAAGTTGGCATTACAGAATCAAGTAACCGGGAAAACATTGGAGCTTCTTTAGGCTGA